The sequence TAGCCGCCACCTCCACTTCTGACTTAGTGGTGCGTTACTCGGTTTCTGGGCCTTGCTCAGTTTCGGGATCGCTTTTGAGCTTCTCGGGAGTCGGCAGTTGCACGGTGACAGCCTCTCAGCCGGGAAACAATACTTTTAGCGCCGCTCAACCACGACCCCAGTCGTTTCAAATCTCTAGTGCCTCTTCGCAAGTTGGAGGGTCTGGTGGAGGAGGATCTGGGGCAGGTGGCTCAACAGGACCCACTTCACCTGGAACTCCTGGAAACATTCCGAAAAATCCTGGGGGAGAAACTGGATCAGGCCTTGCCATGCCGGGTGCAAAAGTGAACGCCGGGTCTTTCAAGGGCTACGTGGCTATTTATGCAAAGAATCATCAGGGCCAGCGCCTATCCGCGAAGGTGGGCAAGGATTGGGTGATTGTGAAGTCAATACCTGCTGCAAAAAATAACCTTTATCGCCACGTCGAGTTCACGGGCGTTGGGGTTCGAATTCAGGTTAGGGTGTTCATAAATGGTGCGCTCCAGGCAACTATTCCTCTGTTAACAAAGTAAGCACAAATACCCAGCTCGAGAACTACGGACCTCCTGCTTTTGCAGGAGGTCCGTAGTTTAACTGTCATCTAGTGCTTAAGAGTGTGCAGCTTTTTGGTCCGGCACCTATCTTGAAGACAGGTGTTTTTGGTGGGCAAGAGCCAGCTTTCGGGTTTGTGTCAATTGCAGCGTTGGCACTTGAGGTCTTGAAGCCCCCAGTAGGGGTCTGCGGGCTTGCGCCATGCTGTGCGTCTGCTGCGATTTAAAATTCGGCCTTCGAATTTGGAGCTAGTGCTCGGAAATAGCGTCCACAAACTTCGTTCAGCAGTGATCCTCAGGAATGACCCCGCGAACCCTATGGGTCAGCTTGATGGCGCACTGCGTCCTAATTTTCAGATCTAGATGAGGGTTTTTAGATGATTCCATATAATTCGTTGCACAATTGAAAATTATTAGGGAGAGGGTGGAGTCGGTTAGTCCTGGGCGCATGTAATGCGCCGCTTGAGGCACTCACGAGACGGTGAAGCCTGTCAGTTTAGAACTAGACCCTAATCTCAATGCCATCAGGCAATAGCCCCAGGGTTCTTGCCTTCAAGACAGCCTGCTGTCTTGTGCCAACCCCTAGGGCACGACAGATCCTTACCGATTCTTGTTTGATGGTCGATTCACTAAGAATCATCTGCTGGGCGATAACCAAGTTGGTCCTGCCATGAGCCATGTCTATCAGAATCTGCACCTGGCGTTCTGTGAGATCTTGGGGTAAAGACTCGCGTGCTCCTGCGCCTGAGGCAACGGTGCGATACCGGGTTCAGTCCATGAATAGACCACCGGAATCTTGGATAGCTTTCAGGGTTCCGTTGTTTAGAGCCCAGGCATCAGCGCCAACCGTGTGAGTTATTAGAACCCGCCCGCTGGCAAATCGTCTCATAATACGACGCCGGCAGCAGCAGGGTTATCGAAGGTGACGCTGTGCCACAAACCTTCATCCCTAAGCTAATCTCGCTCTACCAAAAAGGACCATTCCCCTTCGACAAGCTCGTGAAAAAGTATGAGTTTGCCCAGATCAACACCGCCTTTGCTGACAGGGAATCCGGCCATGCCATCAGCAGGGCCGGATGGTTAGTAGCAGAAATATCCAAGGACTCAGGCAAACCTAAGATTTCGCATTTCAGAATTAAAAAGGTTCTCAGTAGCCCGCTTGGAACAATCAGGCCTCTTGGGCAAGTGACCAAAGGGAAGCCCTAAGCACACTGTCAGCCGCTTGAACCGCAACCCGGAAGGCATCCTTCGAGCACTCCTTAGTTTCAACAAGGATATTTTGTGATTTGCGGGGTGCAAGCGCTTCAGTCCGTCGTCAAATGAGCAATAAAGTGCTCATTTGTTATTGCGCACTAATGGTTACATTTGCTATTGTGTAATAAAAGTTACAGGAGGCCTCATGAGATTCACGCCCAGAATATTGGGACTTGTGGTTAGCCAAGCTCGCAAAGAGGCCGGGCTCACACAGCAGCAGTTGGCGCAACGTCTGCAAGTCTCCAGAAAATGGTTGAGTTCACTTGAAAACGGCAAAGAAGATGTGAATCTGAGACTGGCTCATAATGTCCTGTCCGAGCTTGGATACTCCCTCAGGCTCGAAAAACAAGTCTCGCTGGATGAAAAAGAGGCTAGCTCTCAAGAAGCCCTAGCGCCGAATAAGAAGCCAGCAGTCAGATGAACGCTGAACTCAACATCAAGCTGAACGGAATATCTTGTGGCGTCGTTAGTCAAACTCGCTCTGGAAATATAACCATCCAATATGACCCCGGTTACCAGGAAGACCAGACTCCTATTTCGCTGTCAATGCCAATTGGACAAATCGAATATCCGAAGAAAGTAGCCCTTCCGTTTCTGCAAGGCCTGCTGCCAGACAACGAAAACGCCTTGCGATCAATTGCCAAAAGGTACGGAGCCAATCAAAGAAACCCTTTTAGTCTCTTGAAACACGTGGGCCAAGAGGTAGCCGGTGCGCTGGAGTTCACTTCGGGCACCGTGGAACAGCCCATGGAGAGCACTCGCTTACTGAGCGAGTCGGACATTGAAACGATCTTGAAGGAAAAGATAAACGAGTATGAGGATGGCACGGTCGGTACTTCGACAAAGATCAATTTGAGCCTCGCAGGGGCTCAGGCCAAACTTGCCCTTCGATTGAATACAGATGGGTCGTGGCAGACACCCAGCGGTGAAGATATCTCCACGCACATAATCAAGCCGGTGCCCGATAGGTGGCAAAAC is a genomic window of Candidatus Aquiluna sp. UB-MaderosW2red containing:
- a CDS encoding helix-turn-helix transcriptional regulator, which encodes MRFTPRILGLVVSQARKEAGLTQQQLAQRLQVSRKWLSSLENGKEDVNLRLAHNVLSELGYSLRLEKQVSLDEKEASSQEALAPNKKPAVR